One window of the Methyloprofundus sedimenti genome contains the following:
- a CDS encoding ArsC family reductase — protein MTTLYGIKNCDSVRKARLWLEKNNIAYQFHDFREDGLSAQQLAFFIQKAGWENLLNRRSTSWRQISEQQKSDLNAIKAASLMLENLTLIKRPVLDTGEQLLIGFNAENYQTLL, from the coding sequence GGCATAAAAAATTGCGATAGCGTCAGAAAAGCGCGTTTGTGGTTAGAGAAAAATAACATAGCATACCAATTTCACGACTTTCGAGAGGATGGTTTAAGTGCGCAGCAGCTCGCTTTTTTTATTCAAAAAGCTGGATGGGAAAACCTGTTAAACAGGCGCAGTACCAGTTGGCGGCAAATATCTGAGCAGCAAAAGTCTGATTTAAATGCGATCAAAGCTGCGAGTTTGATGCTAGAAAATCTCACCTTAATCAAGCGGCCAGTATTAGATACTGGCGAGCAATTATTAATTGGTTTTAATGCCGAAAATTACCAGACATTATTATGA
- the dapE gene encoding succinyl-diaminopimelate desuccinylase encodes MSDTLVLLEELISCESVTPEDAGCQDLLTKRLEKIGFIAEQLDFDDTKNLWLKRGRNKPLFVFLGHTDVVPTGPLEKWDSPPFVPTIRQHRLYGRGTADMKGGIACFVTAVERFIARYPDHQGAIAMMITSDEEGPATNGVVKVVEVLEQRNEKIDWCLVGEPSSDQHIGDVIRVGRRGSLCARVIVKGMQGHVAYPAIANNPIHGFAPALHALTEEVWDQGNQFFPPTSLQVSNINSGTGAENIIPGELELQFNLRFCTELDEATIKQRVLEIFDRFDFDYEINWRLSGNPFLTSGGALIEAAHAAIKKVTGIDTLDDTGGGTSDGRFIAPTGAEVIELGHLNESIHKINENVPLADLQPLSDIYEQLLVELLIKK; translated from the coding sequence ATGAGTGATACTCTCGTTTTACTTGAAGAGCTTATTAGCTGTGAATCGGTAACGCCTGAAGATGCGGGTTGCCAGGATCTATTAACAAAACGTCTGGAAAAAATTGGCTTTATAGCTGAGCAATTGGACTTTGACGACACTAAAAATCTATGGCTAAAACGTGGTCGTAATAAACCACTGTTTGTTTTTCTGGGTCATACTGACGTGGTACCTACAGGGCCATTGGAAAAATGGGATTCACCGCCTTTTGTACCCACCATTCGACAGCATCGTTTATACGGTCGCGGCACGGCAGACATGAAAGGAGGCATCGCCTGTTTTGTGACTGCTGTTGAACGTTTTATTGCCAGGTATCCAGATCATCAAGGTGCAATCGCGATGATGATTACCAGCGACGAAGAAGGCCCGGCTACCAATGGGGTTGTCAAGGTTGTTGAGGTATTGGAACAGCGCAATGAAAAAATAGATTGGTGTCTGGTCGGTGAGCCTTCTAGTGATCAACATATTGGCGATGTGATTCGTGTCGGCAGGCGGGGTTCCTTATGCGCCAGAGTAATAGTTAAAGGTATGCAAGGGCATGTCGCCTATCCTGCAATAGCTAATAACCCTATTCATGGTTTTGCCCCTGCGCTGCACGCACTTACTGAAGAAGTCTGGGATCAGGGGAATCAATTTTTTCCACCCACTAGTTTGCAAGTCTCCAATATCAATAGCGGTACAGGTGCAGAAAATATTATTCCCGGAGAGCTTGAACTGCAATTTAATTTACGTTTTTGTACTGAATTAGATGAGGCTACGATCAAGCAGCGTGTACTGGAGATATTTGACCGTTTTGATTTTGACTATGAAATTAACTGGCGTTTGTCAGGTAACCCATTCTTAACCTCAGGCGGCGCATTAATTGAAGCGGCTCATGCAGCGATTAAAAAAGTGACAGGAATCGATACGCTGGATGACACGGGGGGCGGTACGTCTGATGGGCGTTTTATTGCTCCGACTGGAGCAGAGGTGATTGAGCTAGGACATTTGAATGAAAGCATTCATAAAATTAATGAAAATGTTCCGCTAGCAGATTTGCAGCCTTTATCAGATATATATGAACAGCTATTAGTAGAGCTACTGATAAAAAAATAA
- a CDS encoding DUF481 domain-containing protein encodes MNYNRLVLCLCSLLVSTAAYTQSIKFSNGDSLDVDITYQTDTTVSFSHPVLGEQTIDKIYISNLSDINLNNVTKLPEGEEGKAIIAAKLAREAIPLAKLEVDLANKRLLAVRESLRLADEAQVTNAEQLEIDARVKLAMAEQNLIAAVDTANAADKKVIVARNIRLANAKVKEAVGDAKLAKQKVKVAKAEVKVSKKEIKIAEQALMTTAIEDIMLAEEKIVVAQTQAEVAEEQVELAEEQVQEAEEKVVEAANNVKLAKGEKVNDGFMGTGWFKDWDSSIEIGLRGASGSSVNTNFRAAFNTRYEDKSHRWDFKSFYLLDSEDNIVGENKVNAVLTKDWFFPDNKWFAFASSTYDWDEFKDWKSRFQISVGPGYQFIKTKTWEFSGRLGGTGIVEFDKRITDTRNSLGYTEKDILGFEALLGINLVWHVTAKQQFIFSNYFYPGLTDAGQYRNLTNIDWKHDIDWFEGLAIKFNIRNEYDTTESIPNDFNYNFGILWGF; translated from the coding sequence ATGAATTACAATCGGCTTGTTCTATGCCTATGTTCCTTATTAGTTTCTACTGCTGCTTATACCCAGTCGATAAAATTTAGTAATGGCGATAGTCTTGATGTTGACATTACTTACCAGACAGATACCACTGTTAGCTTTTCTCATCCGGTATTGGGTGAGCAAACAATTGATAAAATTTACATTAGTAACTTATCAGACATAAATCTGAACAATGTTACCAAGCTACCGGAAGGCGAAGAAGGAAAAGCCATTATTGCTGCTAAACTGGCCAGAGAAGCAATTCCCTTGGCTAAACTTGAAGTGGATTTGGCTAATAAACGATTGCTTGCTGTAAGAGAAAGCCTCAGGCTTGCTGATGAAGCACAAGTTACTAACGCGGAGCAGCTTGAAATAGATGCAAGAGTTAAGCTCGCTATGGCTGAACAAAACCTTATCGCTGCTGTTGATACTGCTAATGCAGCTGATAAAAAGGTCATAGTTGCCAGAAATATCAGGCTCGCTAATGCAAAAGTGAAAGAGGCTGTTGGTGACGCCAAACTCGCTAAACAGAAAGTTAAAGTCGCGAAAGCTGAAGTCAAGGTTTCTAAAAAAGAAATCAAAATTGCTGAACAAGCATTAATGACGACAGCAATAGAGGATATTATGCTTGCCGAAGAAAAAATTGTTGTGGCGCAAACTCAGGCTGAAGTTGCAGAGGAGCAAGTCGAATTAGCGGAAGAGCAGGTGCAGGAAGCAGAGGAAAAAGTGGTCGAAGCTGCAAATAATGTTAAATTGGCTAAAGGTGAAAAGGTTAATGATGGGTTTATGGGAACGGGCTGGTTTAAGGATTGGGATAGCAGCATAGAGATTGGCTTGAGGGGAGCTTCAGGATCATCAGTTAATACCAATTTTCGTGCCGCATTTAATACCCGTTATGAAGATAAAAGCCATCGCTGGGATTTCAAGAGCTTTTATTTGCTTGATTCGGAAGATAATATTGTCGGTGAGAATAAAGTCAATGCCGTCCTGACTAAAGACTGGTTTTTTCCAGATAATAAATGGTTTGCTTTTGCATCGTCAACCTATGACTGGGATGAATTTAAAGACTGGAAAAGTAGATTTCAAATATCAGTGGGTCCTGGGTATCAATTTATTAAAACCAAAACATGGGAGTTTTCAGGTCGTTTAGGGGGGACCGGTATTGTTGAATTTGATAAAAGGATCACAGATACCCGTAATTCTCTTGGTTATACAGAAAAAGACATTCTGGGTTTTGAGGCATTGCTTGGGATTAATTTAGTCTGGCATGTCACCGCCAAGCAACAATTTATATTTTCTAATTATTTTTACCCTGGCCTGACTGATGCGGGACAATATAGAAATTTGACAAATATTGACTGGAAGCATGATATAGATTGGTTTGAAGGTTTGGCAATTAAGTTCAATATACGTAATGAGTATGATACTACGGAGTCGATTCCAAACGATTTCAATTATAACTTTGGAATACTTTGGGGATTCTAA